A region of Chloracidobacterium sp. DNA encodes the following proteins:
- a CDS encoding SDR family oxidoreductase, translated as MFYRETIFITGFPGFIASRLVETLVGSETQFYLLVQPQFVEKAMIEIEQIAEITDVPLDSFVLVEGDITQPDLGISEEDLETIRFETTDIYHLAAAYDLSVSKHAAYDVNLMGTKNVNNFALTVKHLRRYNYVSTCYVAGKREGVILENELEHEAGFRNFYEETKFLAEVEVEKLKRHLPVTIYRPSVVVGDSLTGETAKYDGIYYLINYLRRAPWLFRVLNVGNPKVRLNLVPVDFVVDGLAALGRDKRAIGKTLAFADPNPLTTDELFDTIAREMTGRKSEFKLPKQVAEWFLHTGISPAITGLPHHGVPYFFISQTYDTAVADELLLSHDLVCPRFTNYVGNLLDFVEENPKL; from the coding sequence TATCTTCATCACCGGTTTCCCCGGTTTTATTGCCAGCCGTCTTGTGGAAACCCTCGTCGGCAGCGAAACTCAATTTTATTTACTCGTCCAACCGCAGTTTGTTGAAAAGGCGATGATCGAGATCGAGCAGATTGCTGAGATCACTGACGTTCCGCTGGACAGTTTTGTACTTGTAGAGGGCGATATTACTCAGCCTGACCTGGGCATTTCAGAAGAAGACCTCGAAACGATCCGTTTCGAAACGACGGATATTTATCATCTTGCCGCCGCCTACGATCTTTCGGTGTCAAAACATGCCGCTTATGACGTAAATTTGATGGGCACCAAAAACGTCAATAATTTCGCCCTCACGGTAAAACATCTGCGCCGGTACAATTATGTTTCGACTTGCTACGTTGCCGGTAAACGCGAGGGCGTCATTCTCGAAAACGAGCTTGAACATGAAGCAGGCTTTCGCAATTTTTACGAAGAGACAAAATTCCTGGCCGAGGTTGAAGTTGAGAAACTGAAGCGTCATCTGCCTGTAACGATCTATCGCCCGTCGGTCGTCGTTGGTGACTCACTAACCGGCGAGACGGCAAAATATGACGGCATTTATTATCTAATAAATTATTTGCGCCGTGCTCCGTGGCTCTTTCGCGTTCTCAATGTCGGCAACCCAAAGGTCAGGTTAAATCTTGTGCCTGTCGATTTTGTGGTCGATGGTTTAGCGGCACTTGGGCGAGATAAACGTGCGATTGGAAAGACTTTGGCGTTTGCCGACCCAAATCCTCTTACGACCGATGAGCTTTTTGACACGATAGCCAGAGAAATGACCGGACGAAAGTCCGAATTCAAACTGCCAAAACAAGTCGCCGAGTGGTTCCTTCATACCGGCATCTCACCCGCTATTACCGGCCTGCCGCATCACGGCGTGCCGTATTTCTTTATCTCACAGACCTACGACACTGCCGTCGCCGACGAACTGCTGCTCTCGCACGACCTGGTCTGTCCGCGTTTTACAAATTACGTCGGTAACCTACTCGATTTTGTCGAAGAAAATCCAAAACTCTGA
- a CDS encoding peroxiredoxin: MAKVGQPAPDFNMPSTKNMETLGDNVKLSDYKGKWLIMMFYPLDFTGVCSSELVHFSNRFEELNSIGAEVLGVSTDSVYSHRAWTKAPADQNGIGDIKYPIASDRGGRLARQYNILLEDPNIALRGLFIIDPEGVLQYSVVHAINIGRSVDETLRVLQALQSGGFCMADWKP; the protein is encoded by the coding sequence ATGGCAAAGGTCGGGCAACCGGCACCGGATTTTAACATGCCTTCGACCAAGAACATGGAAACGCTGGGCGATAACGTCAAGCTTTCTGATTACAAAGGCAAGTGGCTGATCATGATGTTCTACCCGCTCGATTTTACCGGCGTTTGTTCAAGTGAGCTTGTCCATTTTTCAAATCGTTTTGAAGAATTAAACAGCATCGGTGCCGAGGTTTTGGGTGTTTCGACCGACTCAGTCTATTCGCACCGTGCGTGGACAAAAGCACCGGCGGATCAGAACGGCATCGGCGATATCAAGTACCCAATTGCTTCCGACCGCGGCGGCAGACTCGCGCGGCAATACAACATTCTGCTCGAAGATCCGAACATCGCTCTTCGAGGACTGTTCATAATCGATCCCGAAGGCGTACTTCAGTATTCAGTGGTTCACGCGATCAATATTGGACGTTCGGTAGATGAGACGCTTCGAGTATTGCAGGCTCTGCAGTCAGGCGGATTTTGCATGGCAGACTGGAAGCCTTAG
- a CDS encoding VWA domain-containing protein — protein MDEKLFFKNHGTRAEYDGNCIMHNIYSVPHRCGTVWNDGTAFWMKERWDSFNTRVVGGILSEGLVHQTFTMRLIKIAVFIFACAAFASAQSGRVQQTPTPPSGDDTIKVSTEEIKLNVLAFDDKGNFFRDVTANDIVISENNILHQPASVRRMPANVLIVMDTGGEMRSVKSLDKTRTIARGVMENLRSGDSVAVLQYSDKAEIVAPWSNDKVQMLDALKRTKFGRRSMFVDGLKLATEYLLKSGLDNKHLVLITDGSDSGSRSSAKFEAMQRLLATDISVHVLSYAAMELADIEPRTKGISNSPPPKAMPDEVAAQLPNGARDVMTAPKMKSINLDRTLIKKMKARKTDLEVSSQLLENLAANTNGEFISPDSVDELIEKTGLVARMIDLVYVVTYAPKVPVVDTRGIAERNIDVTSKRPGLVVVARRKLVISTIMK, from the coding sequence GTGGACGAAAAACTTTTTTTCAAAAATCATGGAACGCGGGCAGAATACGACGGTAACTGTATTATGCACAACATTTACAGCGTTCCACATAGATGTGGAACGGTGTGGAACGATGGAACGGCGTTTTGGATGAAAGAACGGTGGGACAGTTTCAACACTCGGGTTGTCGGGGGCATACTTAGCGAGGGGCTTGTGCATCAAACTTTTACAATGAGGCTCATCAAAATAGCTGTTTTTATCTTCGCTTGTGCTGCATTTGCGTCTGCCCAGAGCGGGCGTGTGCAACAGACGCCGACGCCGCCTTCGGGTGACGACACGATCAAGGTTTCTACCGAAGAGATCAAGCTCAACGTGCTTGCCTTTGACGATAAGGGAAATTTCTTTCGCGATGTGACGGCAAACGACATTGTGATATCAGAAAACAACATCCTGCATCAGCCCGCAAGCGTTCGCCGTATGCCGGCAAATGTGTTGATCGTCATGGACACAGGCGGCGAGATGCGGAGCGTGAAGTCGCTCGACAAAACACGCACCATTGCTCGCGGAGTTATGGAAAATTTGCGATCAGGTGATTCAGTTGCCGTTTTGCAGTATAGCGACAAGGCAGAGATAGTTGCTCCGTGGTCAAATGACAAAGTTCAGATGCTTGACGCACTAAAGCGGACGAAATTTGGCCGGCGTTCAATGTTCGTAGATGGCCTAAAGCTTGCTACCGAGTATCTTTTGAAAAGCGGACTTGATAACAAACATCTCGTGCTGATCACCGACGGCTCCGATAGCGGCAGCAGATCGTCCGCAAAGTTTGAAGCCATGCAGCGACTGCTTGCGACCGATATCAGCGTTCACGTTTTGAGCTATGCCGCGATGGAACTTGCCGATATCGAGCCGCGAACAAAAGGGATTTCAAATTCGCCGCCGCCAAAAGCGATGCCTGACGAAGTTGCCGCCCAATTGCCAAACGGTGCTCGCGACGTGATGACAGCGCCAAAAATGAAGAGCATCAATCTTGACCGAACACTGATCAAGAAAATGAAGGCGCGCAAAACCGACCTTGAAGTAAGCAGTCAGCTGCTTGAAAATCTCGCTGCAAACACCAATGGCGAATTCATCTCGCCCGACAGTGTCGATGAACTTATCGAGAAAACGGGGCTCGTCGCCCGCATGATCGATTTAGTATATGTCGTGACCTATGCGCCAAAGGTTCCGGTCGTTGACACTCGCGGCATCGCCGAAAGAAACATCGACGTCACATCAAAACGCCCCGGCCTCGTCGTTGTGGCACGTAGAAAGCTCGTGATAAGTACCATAATGAAATAA